The region TGGTTCTGAAATTAGATAACTTCATTACATTAACATTGTTCAGTTTGGGTATACTCATTTTAGATGTGCAAGACAAAGCTTAAGACAGTCACATAACTGACATTCAGtgaataaaaattacatttagctgacattttatCCAAAGAATCTTACAATTATATATCAATGCAACTTGAGGGATAAGGCACTCTTTAATCCTCCTTGCTGAGGGGCCCAGAAGTGGAAACTTTGCAGTGGTcagacttgaactggcaaccttccaattaccagtcaagtaccttaaccactgagctaccactgccccattaTTGTTTCTAAGACTCAGTAGTGGCTCTAAAAAGTCAAAATGGATGCATTGTTAATGTAACTTTGATTGCACAACATGAGGAGCAGACATCGAAtcattaatattcattgttCTAATCTTGATTTGTAGTGACGCTGTATGGGGTGTTCACCAATCACAACCCGCTTGGCATAGCCACACACTGCTTACTGCTGGAGCTTTTGGATGTAAGTGTGTCAGAGTTGCTTGTGAGAGCTAGCAACCAGGGCCACTCCATGTGGCTGATCCAGCACTGTGCCCGTGATGTCCTGGAGGCCCTCTGTTTCCTGCATCGTGAGGGCTATGTGCATGCTGACCTCAAGCCTCGCAACATCCTCTGGAGCCCTGACGACGAGTGCTTCAAACTCATTGATTTTGGCCTCAGCTTTAAAGAGGGCCACCAGGTGAGGGGCTGAGATGAACTTCTCACCAGATTGGAATGTTCACAGCTGTTTGAACAAAATGGACAATGTTTCAGGATATGTCTAGGATTGAATAGTATATGATATAGTTCTTATTACCACTAGTTTAGCCTTTATGTAGGTTCATGTTTGTTGCTTGCAGGATGTGAAGTACATCCAGACGGATGGGTACCGTGCCCCTGAGGCAGAAGTGCAGAACTCTCTGGCCCAGGCTGGGCTGGAGGGAGACTCAGGCTGCACGTCTGCTGTGGACCTGTGGAGCCTGGGTATCATCTTGCTGGAAATGTTCTCAGGAATCAAACTGAAAGAAACTGTTAAGTCTCAGGAATGGAAGGTCAGTAAAGACTTCACCTTTTGTTCGTGTGTACAAAGTGACAGTGAAGCTGGAAGGTACAGTAAGTGTATGTGCTTTGAAAGCATTTCTAAGGTGATTTATCAGACCTGAGCCCCCTGTGCAGGTTGTCAAAAATGACATGCTTGTAATGAGTCCTGATTGGAGGTGCTGTATGCACATCATCACATGCTCTTCTTTTGTAGGACAATCCTGCTGCAATAGTAGATCACATCTTTTCAAGCAATTCTGTGGTTTACCCTGCAATCCCTGTCTATCATCTAAGAGATCTTATAAAAAGGTATACATTGGTATACAGCAAGTGTCTGTTCACTTAGGCAGAATTTGGTTTGTGTAACACCTGTTCTTTTCTCACCCCAGCATGCTTCACAGCAACCCTAGTAGCAGAAGCACAGCTGAAGCTGCACTGATCAGCCCCTTCTTCAGTATTCCTTTTGGTAGGGCACTTTCAAAAACAACTTTGACAGTTTTcatacccagacacacagaaccccaGTTATGTGAGTGAGAAAACTGCTTTGTTCTCAGCACCTCACATTGAAGACTTGGTTTTGCTGCCCACTCCTGTCCTCAGACTGCTCAATGTGATTGATGACAGTCATTTATACAATGACGATGAATATGAAGGTAAATGTTTCTGTCAGCACTTTTTCTAATCCTTTGAGATCAAAGTAACTTTAAACACAACTGTTACCTACctaatttaaacatttcagttggTCACTGAGGTTGAGACTGCTTTTAGGGCCTTGTTTTGCAAATATTATTAGCAATGTCCACTGATAAAAGTTTGAGTTTATTGAATCCTCTTAATTTAGCCGATTCTGCAATTTGTGAatgcttatgtgtgtgtaagcatatataatctttaaaaaatcttttaatgCAGACATTATTGAAGACATGAGGGAAGAATGCCAAAAGTATGGTTCAGTCATATCCCTGTTGATTCCAAAAGAAAACCCTGGCAAGGGCCAGGTAAGACTTGTGATGTCCCTATCAACTGATCTCAGATTTGGGCAGCTTAGTTTTTACGTCTTTGTCTAATGTGTTAATTGGTCTTCACTCTCTTTTCtagtttgctgtttgtttttatgtgctgAGGGAAGGTTCTGATGGATGCCCTTCTGTCTGCAGGTCTTTGTAGAGTATGCAAATGCTGGAGACTCCAAAGAAGCCCAGAGGCAGCTGACAGGCCGTACGTTTGATGGCAAATTTGTGGTGGCCACCTTCTACCCACTGAGTGCCTATAAGAGAGGGTATCTTTACCAAACAGTACAGTGATGGGCTACATGCACaaatgcgtgcacacatacaatgtATTCCAGTATGAAGGTTGCTTAGTAGCTATGAAGC is a window of Electrophorus electricus isolate fEleEle1 chromosome 3, fEleEle1.pri, whole genome shotgun sequence DNA encoding:
- the uhmk1 gene encoding serine/threonine-protein kinase Kist gives rise to the protein MACSSGNAKMSTSNANTPVLPPPQGNVDQTMKPVLFEIFGEMWNVQVRLGQGVSASVYRVSSGRASMAAVKEFQVDAQGGDYGYLKERSVLENIQGHKNIVTLYGVFTNHNPLGIATHCLLLELLDVSVSELLVRASNQGHSMWLIQHCARDVLEALCFLHREGYVHADLKPRNILWSPDDECFKLIDFGLSFKEGHQDVKYIQTDGYRAPEAEVQNSLAQAGLEGDSGCTSAVDLWSLGIILLEMFSGIKLKETVKSQEWKDNPAAIVDHIFSSNSVVYPAIPVYHLRDLIKSMLHSNPSSRSTAEAALISPFFSIPFAPHIEDLVLLPTPVLRLLNVIDDSHLYNDDEYEDIIEDMREECQKYGSVISLLIPKENPGKGQVFVEYANAGDSKEAQRQLTGRTFDGKFVVATFYPLSAYKRGYLYQTVQ